Proteins encoded by one window of Tunturibacter psychrotolerans:
- the ppk1 gene encoding polyphosphate kinase 1 has protein sequence MTAKKRTTGTSTSSKKTAETAVETLFFSRDESWMRFNQRVLEEAQDESNPLLERVKFLAITASNLDEFVEIRVAGFLQRIEDGYNLAQPPDEGGFTPQERLDGLMVMIHKFVEAQYKCLNEQLLPALQTARIRILRWSQLSDVARKHALDFYENEVDPLLTPVTIDPSHPFPRVLNKALCIGLLLRHKRRGVKAPTALGVVTVPRALPRLVPLKCSEGDCDFILLHELVESQVERMFRGYEVLSRSAFRVTRNSNLYMQEEESRSVLESVRAELHNRRKGDAVRMEIESTATEEIIERLRVNFELEPEQVFRTDGPVNLSRLMNLYSEVKRPQLKYPAFVAKEFKLSAKCTDIFDELRKRDVMLHHPFDSYKTVEEFIEAGAKDPNVISMKQTLYRTSKDSPIFTALTEAGQSKEVTVVVELMARFDEDSNIRWARELEDAGVGVFHGIFGLKTHCKLSLLVRRDPDGVVRRYAHLGTGNYNPVTARFYTDISVLTSKPELTEEVQKVFNYLTAETEAESYKPLLVAPLTLADGLVALIEREAAHAKAGRPASIIAKMNGLLDRRTVEALYAASNAGVEIDLIVRGMCSLRPGVKGVSEKIRVRSIVGRFLEHSRIFSFSNGGKEEVYCGSADWMPRNLIERCEVVFPVVQPDLHKRLREEILAAYLADNTKARVLQPGGEYERAPKDGIHFSAQDYLMRIAEGADEKVPEAVTHEKPAVH, from the coding sequence ATGACTGCCAAGAAGCGAACTACCGGAACCTCTACCAGTTCTAAAAAGACTGCAGAAACTGCGGTCGAGACTCTTTTTTTCAGCCGCGACGAGTCCTGGATGCGGTTCAACCAACGGGTACTCGAGGAAGCGCAGGACGAGAGCAACCCTCTGCTTGAGCGAGTCAAGTTTTTGGCGATCACGGCCAGCAACCTGGACGAGTTTGTAGAGATCAGGGTCGCCGGTTTCTTGCAGCGAATCGAAGATGGTTACAATCTCGCGCAACCGCCAGACGAGGGTGGTTTCACCCCACAGGAGCGGCTCGATGGATTGATGGTCATGATTCATAAGTTTGTAGAAGCCCAATACAAGTGTTTGAATGAGCAATTGCTCCCGGCATTGCAGACGGCCAGGATCCGTATCCTTCGGTGGAGTCAGCTTAGCGATGTGGCACGAAAGCACGCTCTGGATTTTTATGAGAATGAGGTCGATCCTCTGCTGACGCCTGTGACCATCGACCCCTCCCACCCATTTCCACGGGTGCTGAACAAGGCGCTCTGCATCGGCCTCCTGCTGCGACATAAACGACGAGGCGTCAAGGCGCCTACTGCCTTGGGCGTGGTGACCGTACCTCGCGCGCTGCCGCGTCTTGTTCCGCTTAAATGCTCAGAGGGCGACTGCGACTTCATCCTGCTGCACGAGCTGGTCGAGTCTCAGGTCGAGCGGATGTTTCGAGGGTATGAGGTATTGTCTCGGTCAGCATTCCGCGTCACCCGCAACAGCAATCTCTACATGCAGGAAGAGGAGTCGCGCTCGGTTCTCGAAAGTGTTCGCGCTGAGTTACATAATCGACGCAAGGGCGACGCCGTCCGGATGGAGATTGAAAGCACGGCAACCGAAGAGATTATCGAGCGGCTGCGGGTCAACTTCGAACTTGAGCCTGAACAGGTTTTCAGAACCGATGGACCTGTGAATCTATCGCGTCTCATGAATCTTTACTCTGAGGTAAAGCGCCCGCAGCTGAAGTATCCAGCCTTCGTTGCGAAAGAGTTCAAGCTGAGTGCAAAGTGCACCGACATCTTTGACGAGCTGCGGAAACGAGACGTGATGTTGCACCATCCCTTCGACTCGTACAAGACGGTCGAGGAGTTTATCGAGGCTGGAGCAAAAGATCCCAACGTCATCTCGATGAAGCAGACGCTTTATCGCACAAGCAAAGATTCTCCAATCTTCACGGCGCTGACTGAGGCCGGACAGAGTAAGGAGGTGACCGTCGTAGTGGAGCTGATGGCGCGCTTCGATGAAGACTCAAACATCCGCTGGGCGCGAGAGCTTGAGGACGCAGGCGTCGGCGTTTTTCATGGCATCTTCGGGCTGAAGACGCATTGCAAGCTTTCGCTTTTGGTACGGCGCGATCCGGATGGCGTCGTGCGACGGTACGCTCACCTGGGGACAGGAAACTACAACCCTGTCACAGCGCGCTTTTACACTGACATCAGCGTTCTGACCTCGAAGCCGGAACTAACCGAAGAGGTGCAAAAGGTCTTCAACTACCTGACTGCCGAAACCGAAGCAGAATCCTACAAGCCGCTACTGGTCGCGCCGCTGACGCTTGCCGATGGCCTCGTTGCACTGATCGAAAGGGAGGCAGCTCACGCCAAGGCAGGTCGTCCGGCATCGATCATCGCCAAGATGAACGGTCTGCTGGATCGGCGAACCGTAGAGGCCTTATACGCTGCTTCGAACGCTGGCGTAGAGATCGATCTGATTGTCCGCGGGATGTGTTCCCTGCGTCCTGGGGTCAAGGGTGTCAGCGAAAAAATTCGAGTACGAAGCATCGTGGGCCGTTTCCTCGAACACAGCCGCATCTTCTCTTTCTCAAACGGAGGCAAGGAAGAGGTCTACTGCGGAAGCGCCGACTGGATGCCGAGAAATCTGATTGAGCGATGCGAAGTGGTATTTCCAGTAGTTCAGCCGGACCTCCACAAGCGGCTGCGCGAAGAGATTCTCGCGGCCTACCTGGCGGATAACACGAAGGCCCGGGTGCTACAACCGGGTGGCGAATATGAGCGGGCACCGAAGGATGGAATTCACTTCAGCGCTCAAGACTACCTGATGCGAATCGCCGAGGGCGCGGACGAAAAAGTTCCTGAGGCTGTGACACACGAGAAGCCTGCGGTTCACTAA
- a CDS encoding RNA polymerase sigma factor, with protein MSEIPSNWTITEQDRLISQAVERDQPRLRSFIRKHVADTGEAEDILQDVFYELLEAYRLMKPVEHVTAWLFRVARNRMVDLFRRKKPTSLNNPVSVEEDGDTLEDLLPSADAGPEATYARSLLLDALEEALDELPQAQREVFVAHELMGQSFKEMSAETGLSVNTLLSRKHYAVTHLRQRLQLIYEDFEKK; from the coding sequence ATGAGCGAAATTCCGAGCAATTGGACGATTACAGAGCAGGATCGACTCATCTCGCAGGCGGTGGAGAGAGACCAGCCCCGGCTGCGCAGTTTCATCCGGAAACATGTTGCTGACACCGGAGAAGCGGAAGATATCCTTCAGGATGTCTTCTACGAACTTCTTGAGGCCTACCGGCTGATGAAGCCCGTCGAGCATGTGACGGCGTGGCTTTTTCGAGTGGCACGCAATCGGATGGTCGATCTTTTCCGCAGAAAGAAACCGACTTCGCTCAACAATCCGGTGTCGGTTGAAGAAGATGGTGACACGCTCGAAGATCTCCTTCCTTCCGCTGATGCCGGACCGGAAGCAACCTACGCAAGGAGTTTACTGCTCGACGCGTTGGAGGAAGCTCTCGATGAGCTGCCTCAGGCCCAGCGTGAAGTCTTTGTTGCCCACGAATTGATGGGACAGAGCTTCAAAGAGATGTCTGCCGAAACTGGGCTCAGTGTTAACACGCTGCTTTCACGAAAGCATTATGCCGTCACGCATCTGCGCCAGAGATTGCAGTTGATCTACGAAGATTTTGAGAAGAAATGA
- a CDS encoding L-fucose/L-arabinose isomerase family protein — MAKQMTMGVIVGNRGFFPSHLATSGRLEMVAALEAKGIKPIVLTPEETAHGAVETYEDAKKCADLFKKHAAEIDGVIITLPNFGEERGLADALRLANLQVPVLIQATPDHAAKMTIAFRRDSFCGKMSICNNLKQYGIPYSLTRLHTEAPDSAEFSADLEWFSAVCRIVRGLKNVRFGAIGARPTAFNTVRYSEKLLERSGITVETLDLSEVMGRIGRMNDTDDAAQQKLASIKKYIPVGDTPDAALMKMAKLGAVIDQWMSASELTVSAVQCWTSLEEFLGIVPCTVMSMMSENLIPSACEVDILGTLSMYALTLASETPSALLDWNNNYGDNPDKAVCFHCSNLPKHFFNEGVKMDFQQIIAGTVGKENTHGTLDGTVKAGAMSFARFSTDDFAGQITGYVGEGAFTNDPLQTFGGAGVVEIPKMQELLRFICESGFEHHVAANFSTTAASVHEAANKYLGWKMHWHR, encoded by the coding sequence ATGGCAAAACAGATGACGATGGGCGTAATTGTGGGCAATCGTGGATTTTTTCCAAGCCACCTGGCTACCAGCGGACGGCTCGAGATGGTTGCTGCGCTCGAGGCTAAGGGGATCAAACCGATCGTGCTCACTCCGGAAGAGACCGCTCATGGCGCCGTAGAGACCTATGAGGACGCAAAAAAATGTGCGGACCTCTTCAAAAAACACGCGGCCGAGATTGACGGCGTCATCATCACGCTACCGAACTTCGGCGAAGAGCGCGGCCTGGCCGATGCATTGCGCCTCGCAAACCTGCAGGTGCCTGTACTGATTCAGGCAACACCCGACCACGCAGCCAAGATGACGATCGCATTCCGTCGCGACAGCTTCTGCGGCAAGATGTCGATCTGCAACAACCTGAAGCAGTATGGAATTCCCTACTCTCTGACTCGGCTCCATACGGAAGCTCCTGACTCGGCGGAGTTCAGCGCAGACCTCGAATGGTTCTCAGCAGTATGCCGCATCGTTCGCGGCCTAAAGAATGTTCGCTTCGGCGCAATTGGTGCTCGCCCAACGGCGTTCAATACCGTTCGATACTCCGAGAAGCTGCTCGAACGTTCAGGCATCACGGTCGAGACACTCGATCTGAGCGAAGTGATGGGCCGTATCGGTCGCATGAATGATACCGACGATGCCGCGCAACAAAAACTCGCCTCTATCAAGAAATACATTCCTGTCGGTGACACGCCCGACGCCGCGCTGATGAAGATGGCCAAGCTCGGCGCAGTGATCGATCAATGGATGTCCGCGAGCGAACTGACCGTGAGTGCTGTGCAGTGTTGGACCTCCCTCGAAGAGTTCCTCGGCATCGTTCCTTGCACCGTGATGAGCATGATGAGCGAAAATCTGATCCCGTCGGCCTGTGAGGTCGACATTCTCGGGACCCTAAGCATGTACGCGCTCACGCTCGCGAGCGAAACTCCCAGCGCACTACTCGATTGGAATAACAACTACGGAGACAACCCCGACAAGGCAGTCTGCTTCCATTGTTCGAACCTGCCCAAACACTTCTTCAACGAAGGAGTGAAGATGGACTTTCAGCAAATCATCGCCGGAACCGTCGGCAAGGAAAACACCCACGGCACGCTCGACGGCACCGTAAAAGCTGGAGCTATGAGCTTCGCCCGCTTCTCTACCGACGACTTCGCCGGCCAGATCACTGGCTACGTAGGGGAGGGTGCCTTCACCAACGATCCTCTTCAAACCTTTGGCGGCGCAGGCGTCGTCGAGATTCCAAAGATGCAGGAGTTGCTGCGCTTCATCTGTGAAAGCGGCTTCGAACACCATGTTGCCGCCAATTTCTCAACGACTGCGGCGTCCGTTCACGAAGCCGCCAACAAGTACCTTGGATGGAAGATGCACTGGCACCGGTAG
- a CDS encoding COX15/CtaA family protein, with translation MATAGAVKVPGGSTTRLEVPLALVRFGWAVVGYNVLVILWGALVRATGSGAGCGNHWPLCNGQVIPLSPRIDTIIEFTHRCMTGGSTFLVVGLLIWTFRGTVKGHAARAFAIASMLLLLNEAFLGALLVKLGYVTGNQSMGRVVVLSIHLSNTLLLLAALTLTARLLTTGQRWAELRGRKTKKTWALLGLGATLVVGVSGSLAALGDTLFPASSLRAAFAQDFAADSPWLLRLRGVHPVSAVIAAVFVLWLIGQAKRAGEGKLAAIVVALLAFQFALGLADVLLLAPVWMQILHLLGADLYWVALVALATAVMWPKQISNTLHIAN, from the coding sequence ATGGCTACGGCTGGAGCAGTGAAGGTGCCGGGTGGTTCGACGACGAGGCTTGAAGTGCCTCTTGCGCTGGTGCGGTTTGGTTGGGCCGTCGTCGGCTACAACGTGCTGGTAATCCTTTGGGGAGCACTGGTACGGGCCACAGGATCTGGCGCCGGATGCGGAAACCATTGGCCACTCTGCAATGGACAGGTAATTCCGCTCTCGCCTCGAATCGACACCATCATTGAATTTACACATCGCTGCATGACCGGCGGTTCAACCTTCTTAGTAGTGGGTCTGCTGATCTGGACCTTCCGCGGCACCGTGAAGGGTCACGCGGCACGAGCGTTCGCCATTGCGTCCATGCTATTGCTGCTCAATGAGGCTTTTCTCGGCGCGTTGCTGGTGAAGCTCGGGTATGTCACGGGCAATCAGTCCATGGGACGAGTCGTGGTGCTCTCCATTCATCTGAGTAATACGTTGTTGCTCCTCGCCGCCTTGACCCTGACCGCCCGGCTACTGACCACGGGACAGCGATGGGCGGAGCTGAGGGGAAGAAAAACGAAAAAAACTTGGGCTTTGCTCGGGCTCGGAGCGACCCTGGTGGTCGGGGTCAGCGGATCCCTTGCTGCGTTGGGAGACACTCTGTTCCCTGCTTCCTCGTTGCGAGCAGCGTTCGCTCAGGACTTTGCAGCAGATTCGCCCTGGCTGCTGCGGCTGCGTGGCGTACACCCGGTCAGCGCTGTAATCGCAGCGGTATTCGTGCTGTGGCTGATCGGACAAGCAAAGCGAGCTGGAGAGGGCAAGCTAGCGGCAATTGTCGTCGCACTGCTTGCCTTCCAATTTGCCCTCGGGCTAGCGGATGTTCTTCTACTGGCGCCGGTGTGGATGCAGATCCTGCATCTGCTGGGAGCGGATCTCTATTGGGTGGCCCTGGTAGCGCTCGCGACGGCAGTAATGTGGCCGAAGCAAATCTCGAACACATTACATATTGCAAATTAA
- the proC gene encoding pyrroline-5-carboxylate reductase, producing MSESYEVMVPAPVMPGLRVAVLGAGKMGGILLQAFLKNNLLAPEQIFATVQHAERAQALSAQFGVEVTTDNLAAAQLADVILLGVKPTQVPAVIEEIKPALTPKKTVLSFAASVKTRSIEEGAGCELAVIRAMPNTPAMLAAGITALCSGRFVSAEQMAVAQKIFQTVGRTVVVDEKHMDAVTGLSGSGPAFLYIIIEALAEAGVNVGLPRDIATLLAAQTTLGSARMVLETGYHPALLKDAVTTPAGCTVDGILELEEGGLRVTLIKAVKRATQRAKELANG from the coding sequence ATGAGCGAAAGCTATGAAGTGATGGTTCCAGCTCCGGTGATGCCGGGGCTGCGGGTAGCGGTATTGGGCGCAGGAAAGATGGGCGGCATCCTGCTGCAAGCCTTCTTGAAGAACAACCTGCTGGCGCCGGAACAGATCTTTGCCACTGTTCAACATGCGGAGCGAGCGCAAGCATTGTCGGCACAGTTCGGCGTTGAGGTCACCACCGACAATCTCGCAGCAGCGCAACTCGCGGATGTGATTTTGCTGGGTGTAAAGCCTACACAGGTGCCTGCTGTGATCGAGGAGATCAAACCCGCCCTCACTCCAAAGAAGACCGTACTGTCTTTTGCAGCGTCGGTGAAGACACGCAGTATCGAAGAAGGTGCGGGATGCGAACTTGCTGTGATCCGCGCGATGCCAAACACTCCGGCTATGCTGGCTGCAGGTATTACGGCACTCTGCAGTGGCCGGTTCGTCTCTGCGGAACAGATGGCAGTAGCGCAGAAGATCTTCCAGACGGTCGGCCGTACGGTCGTTGTCGATGAAAAGCATATGGACGCAGTGACCGGGCTTTCAGGCTCCGGCCCGGCGTTTCTCTACATCATCATCGAAGCGCTCGCCGAAGCTGGCGTGAACGTAGGACTACCGCGCGATATTGCGACACTACTCGCTGCGCAGACGACGTTGGGTTCGGCGAGGATGGTGCTCGAAACCGGATACCACCCTGCCTTGCTCAAGGACGCCGTAACGACGCCTGCAGGATGCACCGTCGATGGCATCCTCGAGCTCGAAGAGGGCGGCCTTCGCGTAACTTTGATCAAAGCGGTGAAGCGAGCGACCCAGCGAGCGAAGGAGTTGGCGAACGGGTAG
- a CDS encoding DUF885 domain-containing protein — protein MTRLWLGGVRGLVVVCCLSVPTKTMQAQSTATAPAAPSVASQSKALSTLFTQIWEDRLKRSPEFASSIGDKRYDDQLTDYSTQALNATLARGRDYIEKLSEIDTTGLTDQEKLSADLMLRQLIEEQEGAKFKEWEMPVNQFYGFHTDLAQLPERLQFDSVKDYDDYITRLKKIPNAFSQIMTNMDLGADEGRVQVQYLMEKALVQTQALANQKPEESPFALPLKKFPKTVSAAEQKRISSEMLDAISTNVLPSYKRFAGFLKAEYIPKSRKEIGATALPDGEAYYAFRIRQSTTLNKTAAEIHQIGLDEVKRDEAEMLAIVKSLGFADIKTFSAALKSNPKEHPASAEALIDDYKGYIAGMKPKLPELFGRLPKAPLEIVPVPAYMEKDQSAAYYDNGTADGSRPGRVYVNEYNFAERSLAPVEAVSYHEGIPGHHLQISIAQELTGIPEFRKYTYYTAYTEGWGLYSERLGKDVGFYKDPYSDYGRLEADIWRAIRLVVDTGVHSQHWTRQQMVDYFHDHSAIDETNIQSEVDRYIAWPAQALGYKMGQLKILELRERAKTALGPKFDIKAFHDQVLDSGALPMDVLEQRIDAWIAAQKE, from the coding sequence ATGACGAGATTGTGGTTAGGCGGTGTGCGTGGGCTGGTAGTTGTTTGCTGTTTGAGCGTACCGACGAAGACGATGCAGGCACAGTCGACAGCAACGGCGCCTGCCGCTCCGTCAGTCGCATCGCAGAGCAAAGCCCTATCCACTCTCTTCACGCAGATATGGGAGGACCGCCTGAAGCGTTCGCCCGAGTTTGCTTCCTCAATCGGCGATAAACGCTACGACGATCAGCTTACGGACTACTCGACCCAGGCGTTGAACGCCACGTTGGCGCGTGGCCGCGACTACATTGAGAAGCTTTCCGAGATCGATACAACAGGCCTTACCGATCAGGAAAAACTGTCCGCGGATCTGATGTTGCGACAGCTCATCGAAGAGCAGGAGGGAGCGAAGTTCAAAGAGTGGGAGATGCCGGTCAATCAGTTTTACGGCTTCCATACCGACTTAGCTCAGCTGCCGGAGCGGCTGCAGTTTGACTCCGTAAAAGACTACGACGACTACATAACACGTCTGAAAAAGATCCCGAATGCCTTCTCGCAGATCATGACGAACATGGATTTGGGCGCGGATGAAGGCCGGGTACAGGTGCAGTACCTGATGGAGAAGGCGCTGGTGCAGACTCAGGCGCTGGCGAATCAGAAGCCGGAGGAAAGTCCCTTTGCACTGCCACTCAAAAAGTTTCCTAAGACCGTGAGTGCAGCGGAGCAGAAACGAATTTCGTCCGAGATGCTCGATGCAATCTCGACCAACGTACTGCCGTCCTACAAAAGGTTTGCCGGATTTTTGAAGGCAGAGTACATCCCGAAGTCGCGCAAGGAGATTGGCGCTACAGCTCTCCCGGACGGAGAGGCCTACTACGCATTTCGCATTCGCCAGAGCACAACGCTGAACAAGACGGCAGCAGAGATTCACCAGATTGGACTCGATGAAGTGAAGCGCGATGAGGCCGAGATGCTGGCAATTGTGAAGAGCCTTGGCTTCGCGGACATCAAAACCTTCAGCGCTGCGTTGAAGTCCAATCCGAAAGAGCATCCCGCCTCTGCCGAAGCACTCATCGATGATTACAAGGGATACATCGCCGGGATGAAGCCGAAACTGCCTGAGTTATTCGGCCGTCTCCCGAAGGCTCCGCTGGAGATCGTTCCAGTGCCGGCGTACATGGAGAAAGATCAGTCGGCTGCGTACTACGACAACGGCACAGCCGACGGAAGCAGACCCGGCCGAGTGTATGTTAACGAGTACAACTTCGCGGAGCGCTCGTTAGCTCCGGTTGAAGCAGTGTCGTATCACGAGGGGATTCCCGGCCACCACCTACAGATCTCAATCGCGCAAGAGCTGACTGGCATTCCGGAGTTCCGGAAGTACACCTACTACACGGCCTACACCGAGGGCTGGGGACTCTACAGCGAGCGCCTTGGCAAGGACGTCGGCTTCTACAAAGACCCTTACAGCGACTACGGGCGTCTGGAGGCGGATATCTGGCGAGCGATACGGCTTGTAGTCGACACCGGCGTTCACTCGCAGCACTGGACGCGACAGCAGATGGTCGATTACTTCCACGATCATTCGGCCATCGACGAGACCAACATCCAGTCCGAGGTGGACCGCTACATCGCGTGGCCGGCGCAGGCGCTGGGATACAAGATGGGCCAGTTGAAGATCCTCGAACTACGGGAACGCGCGAAGACAGCGCTTGGTCCCAAGTTCGACATCAAGGCGTTTCACGATCAGGTGCTCGACTCCGGCGCGCTTCCGATGGACGTTCTTGAGCAGCGGATCGATGCCTGGATCGCTGCTCAGAAAGAGTAG
- a CDS encoding sigma 54-interacting transcriptional regulator, producing MSITRSDSPTFIEPSRGLVEEPWPKGNGFEIVGYSAEIKRLRLQVQRIGPHFRTVLISGEAGTGKEQVARALHGMSHVADGPFVVCHGAALEEAVAEHLKENADALGCLTKMAHRGTLFLHGIHEMPLQTQLRLLRLLRRHDSTQNHVQNQMETCKLDLRMIAATSENLKILASAGRFQQELYQRFAMVEITLPPLRARRDDIPDLAKYFMSQLAPLYRRKVPSISDEAMERMLNYSWPGNVRELKGIVRSSLSRVEGEVLEKHHLPALAEENAPSSTVEGIAESARLQDVVEQHVMRVLKDCGGNKVRAAEVLGISRSTLYRMLDASASTVLQ from the coding sequence ATGTCGATCACGCGATCTGATTCTCCTACCTTCATCGAACCTTCTCGCGGACTTGTCGAAGAGCCCTGGCCCAAGGGCAACGGTTTCGAGATCGTGGGCTATAGCGCGGAGATCAAAAGGCTGAGGTTGCAGGTGCAGCGGATCGGCCCACACTTTCGAACGGTGCTGATAAGCGGCGAGGCCGGAACCGGAAAAGAACAGGTGGCTCGTGCACTGCATGGAATGAGCCACGTGGCCGACGGCCCGTTTGTTGTATGTCACGGGGCGGCTCTTGAAGAAGCCGTTGCCGAGCATCTGAAAGAGAATGCGGATGCACTTGGCTGTCTGACGAAGATGGCTCATCGCGGAACGCTCTTTCTTCATGGAATCCACGAGATGCCCTTGCAGACACAACTTCGCCTGTTACGCCTGCTGCGGCGTCATGACTCGACGCAGAATCACGTGCAGAATCAAATGGAGACCTGCAAGCTCGATCTGCGGATGATTGCAGCGACGAGCGAAAACCTGAAGATCTTAGCCTCTGCCGGACGATTTCAACAAGAACTCTACCAACGGTTCGCCATGGTGGAGATCACGCTGCCCCCGCTACGCGCACGAAGAGACGACATCCCGGATCTGGCAAAGTATTTTATGTCTCAACTGGCGCCGCTTTACCGCAGGAAGGTGCCCTCAATCTCCGACGAAGCGATGGAACGCATGCTTAACTACAGCTGGCCGGGAAATGTACGGGAGCTGAAAGGCATTGTACGGAGCAGCCTGTCGCGAGTTGAGGGAGAGGTACTGGAAAAGCATCACCTGCCTGCGCTCGCGGAAGAGAATGCTCCGTCATCGACAGTGGAGGGGATCGCAGAGAGCGCGCGATTGCAGGATGTCGTCGAACAACATGTGATGCGGGTTTTGAAGGACTGCGGAGGCAACAAAGTGCGCGCGGCGGAGGTGCTGGGGATCAGCCGTTCGACGTTATACCGGATGCTGGACGCCTCGGCTTCGACTGTTTTGCAGTAG
- a CDS encoding BrxA/BrxB family bacilliredoxin → MYPEIMVIPMREELTRAGLTEVRSAAEVDAAIAKPGTTMVVVNSICGCAAGKMRPGVRLAMQHTAKPDHSVTVFAGQDRDATEKARSYFGGHPPTSPAIAILRDGQLVYLMQRSAIETSTAPAIAQELQRAFDTYCAPTTA, encoded by the coding sequence ATGTATCCAGAGATTATGGTGATTCCAATGCGCGAAGAGTTGACGCGCGCCGGCTTGACGGAGGTCCGTAGTGCAGCCGAGGTGGACGCGGCGATTGCAAAGCCGGGAACAACGATGGTGGTGGTCAATTCCATCTGCGGTTGTGCAGCCGGCAAGATGCGCCCGGGAGTTCGTCTGGCGATGCAGCATACCGCAAAGCCTGATCACTCCGTGACCGTGTTCGCGGGACAGGACCGCGACGCAACCGAGAAGGCGCGTAGCTACTTCGGCGGACATCCTCCTACCTCGCCGGCGATTGCCATTCTGCGCGACGGCCAGTTGGTCTACCTGATGCAGCGTTCGGCGATCGAAACCTCGACCGCCCCGGCGATTGCCCAGGAGCTCCAGCGTGCGTTTGATACTTACTGCGCGCCGACGACTGCCTAA
- a CDS encoding UDP-N-acetylmuramate dehydrogenase, with the protein MPPRDLQIQENIPLAPYTTFRIGGPARFFCEVTTREQLLEAVTFARERSLPIFVLGGGSNLLVTDRGFDGLVLRVKIEGAITIGGGYRDDRPKQTSVTYDVPGGMDWDAFVLKVAKADITGIECLAGIPGLVGGAPIQNIGAYGQEVSTSILWVHVLDLETLNFVSLTAEQCGFAYRRSIFNTTHRNRYIVISVTFRMDLDATPSLRYADLKDYFSSRTSAPKPIEIYHAVRNIRQGKGMLIVEGEADCRSAGSFFKNPVVPTAVLHNIAATLTLPADKIPHWTAGEDMVKLPAAWLLERAGFVKGFHLGEAGISSRHTLALINRGHATFADIALLRDTIQREVASRFGIQLEQEPVQVGL; encoded by the coding sequence GTGCCCCCTCGCGACCTCCAAATTCAGGAGAACATTCCTCTCGCCCCTTACACGACCTTCCGCATCGGCGGGCCTGCTCGTTTTTTCTGCGAAGTCACTACTAGGGAGCAGCTTCTTGAGGCTGTTACCTTCGCACGAGAACGGAGCCTACCCATATTTGTGCTCGGCGGAGGCAGCAATCTGCTGGTGACCGATCGAGGCTTTGACGGCCTGGTCCTTCGTGTCAAAATCGAGGGAGCTATCACTATCGGCGGCGGCTACCGAGACGATAGGCCCAAGCAAACGAGCGTGACCTACGATGTCCCCGGCGGAATGGATTGGGACGCCTTTGTTCTAAAAGTCGCCAAGGCTGATATCACGGGTATCGAGTGTCTTGCAGGCATCCCAGGTCTCGTTGGAGGGGCACCCATTCAGAACATCGGAGCCTATGGACAGGAGGTCTCCACCAGCATTCTTTGGGTTCATGTACTCGATCTTGAAACCCTCAACTTTGTCAGTCTGACTGCCGAACAGTGTGGCTTCGCCTATCGCCGCAGCATCTTCAACACCACCCATCGCAATCGGTACATCGTCATCTCGGTAACCTTCCGGATGGACCTCGATGCAACACCGAGTCTCCGCTATGCGGATCTGAAAGATTATTTTTCGAGTCGCACTTCAGCGCCAAAGCCGATTGAGATCTATCACGCTGTTCGCAATATTCGTCAGGGCAAGGGCATGCTGATCGTCGAAGGCGAGGCGGACTGCCGCAGCGCGGGCTCCTTCTTCAAAAACCCGGTAGTTCCAACTGCAGTCTTGCACAATATCGCCGCCACATTGACCCTCCCTGCCGACAAGATTCCCCATTGGACGGCTGGTGAAGACATGGTCAAGCTACCTGCGGCGTGGCTTCTCGAGCGCGCAGGTTTCGTGAAGGGCTTTCATCTCGGCGAGGCGGGCATCTCCTCCCGCCACACCCTTGCTCTGATCAATCGTGGTCATGCGACCTTCGCCGACATCGCTCTTCTCCGCGATACGATTCAGCGCGAAGTTGCATCTCGTTTCGGCATTCAGCTTGAACAGGAGCCGGTCCAGGTGGGGCTCTAA